A stretch of Eubalaena glacialis isolate mEubGla1 chromosome 10, mEubGla1.1.hap2.+ XY, whole genome shotgun sequence DNA encodes these proteins:
- the MRPL16 gene encoding large ribosomal subunit protein uL16m — MWRLLARARAPLLRAPLLDSWAAPPASAGLKTLLPVPTFEDVSIPEKPKLRFVERVPLVPKVRREPKNLSDIRGPSTEATEFTEGSFAILALGGGYLHWGHFEMMRLTINRSMDPKNMFALWRVPAPFKPITRKGMGQRMGGGKGAIDHYVTPVKAGRLIVEMGGRCEFQEVQGFLDQVAHKLPFPAKAVSRETLEKMRKDQEERERNNQNPWTFERIVTANMLGIRKVLSPYDLTHKGRYWGKFYMPERV, encoded by the exons ATGTGGCGGCTGCTGGCTCGCGCCCGCGCGCCCCTCCTGCGGGCGCCTTTGTTAG ATTCTTGGGCAGCGCCGCCCGCCAGCGCTGGCCTAAAGACGCTGCTCCCGGTGCCAACTTTTGAAG ATGTTTCCATTCCTGAAAAGCCCAAGCTCAGATTCGTTGAAAGGGTACCACTTGTGCCAAAAGTGAGAAGAGAGCCTAAAAACCTGAGTGACATAAGGGGACCTTCCACTGAAGCCACTGAGTTCACTGAAGGCAGTTTTGCGATCTTG GCACTGGGTGGCGGTTACCTCCATTGGGGGCATTTTGAAATGATGCGCCTGACAATCAACCGGTCTATGGACCCCAAGAACATGTTTGCCTTATGGCGAGTACCAGCCCCTTTCAAGCCCATCACTCGCAAGGGTATGGGACAGCGCATGGGGGGCGGCAAAGGTGCCATTGATCACTACGTGACCCCTGTGAAGGCTGGCCGCCTCATAGTAGAGATGGGCGGGCGTTGCGAATTCCAAGAGGTACAGGGTTTCCTCGACCAGGTTGCCCACAAGTTGCCCTTCCCCGCGAAGGCTGTGAGCCGTGAGACTCTAGAGAAGATGCGGAAAGATCAAGAAGAACGAGAACGGAACAACCAAAACCCCTGGACCTTTGAGCGCATTGTCACTGCCAACATGCTGGGGATACGGAAAGTGCTGAGCCCCTACGACCTGACCCATAAGGGGCGATACTGGGGCAAGTTCTACATGCCTGAGCGTGTGTAG